Sequence from the Castanea sativa cultivar Marrone di Chiusa Pesio chromosome 12, ASM4071231v1 genome:
ATCCAAGTATTTTAAAGGGTTTAAAATCcttggtgaatttgtcaaatccaaatccttaaCCTTTTTTAAACTTTCCAAACAagttatttggattttaatcacccaaatccaaatccaaatccaaacatCCAAATCATGTCATCCAAACACACCATTGATGTTTTTGATGAACACAAATTCCTTTGATGTATATGTTTTTTAACAACAGAAAGTTATTTTGTTAAGCATATATACCTAGAAATCGATACTGATTGAGTTGAGCAAAAACCTAGAAAACCTGACTCAATCACCTACTCGAACCTGACTGAAAGGTCTTAGGCGGGTTAAATGGTTGTTAAGGTTAGATTCGGGTTAAACACATGGGCTTCCTTCGGATTTCAAGTCAGTCTCGGGTTTAGCCAACTTTAACCGACCCACCCAACCTAAGAGAGGGGgtgaaaaaaaatcactaattaATTTCATCAATCTGgcaattttacaatttatggCAGAGACTTTTAACCTTTATGATGAATGATATTTTCCATGATTGCAAATCGACTAGGTTCATATAAAAGAGCTTGACTTCTATATTAAtaatgtagtaatatttatttattttcctcaaaaaaatatttatttatttataacattttttaaagtatttttttactCCATATtcctatttaaattctcaaataaaaaatataaaaaatatttttatgcataattttaatcTACAAAACTTGTGTTTGGAGGAAATAACACACTTTGTATCATTAGGGGTGTACCATTATTAGGACTGAGTACGGGCTGGGTTGGATCATGTTATGACTTGACTCGCAACCCAACCCAATAGATATGACCCCAAATCTCTCTCATCCAAATTAGCACATCCAAGGCGGGTTGGGTAAATAAGGCTTGAAGTCagctctccctctctctctctctctctctcacacacacacacacacaaataaaaaattgacaaaatttatCTACCAAATTAGCTATAGTCTTAGACTACAACCTTATTTAATATCTCTTTTATTagaagtgaattttgataaatccaccattggattaaatttttttcttatatcttcaatgtttgcaaaatttctaaaaaattgaaaatcaatatctatgtcatcaataaattgtttaaattgtgagtttttgtagtttaaaattatgcgtaaaatatattcttatagttcatataataaataatatccaattggtacaaaatttgacatatgtactaaaagcgtaaagaacatgcaatataacggttagatttttaaaatatatattaatgttaatGTTTTTAAAGAAAGTTATAGCCTTatgttacaaccaattttataactaaattttgtccataacttaatattttttcacaataattattttaaattttaaagtgatTCACTAATTATTatagtataatattttttataatatttgaaaaatatcttTTGTGCTaggtgttaatttttttttttttttgggtggtaattacactttaccattATCTTGGACgaaaaaccaaattttagggtgtaaagGTGTAATCGGGGAGTATAATTTAgggtggtaaaatgtaatttctcctttatttttaaggaattgAAAAGATAGGTAATTGAGTTTTTTCACATGGTGCCATGCTTTTCAGTCTAAATTAACAGAGGGTTGCAAAGTGAAAAATGggttatagtttagggtggtaattGTACATCTTGAAAGTTTAGGATGTAAAGTGTAATCAAGTGTATTGTTTAgagtggtaaaatgtaatttttttttaatagatatgaTAAAATTTCAACCAATGAGACATACTTCGTGATTATTGCTCTTAAGCCTTTATAATTAGACCTAAGACATCAAATAGTTTTTAGTATTATCAAGAtttaaatctcaaatctcttattgcATGACAAAAAACTTTACAAGTTAAGTTAACTAGAATCCactaaaaatttgaactttagaCAAGCAAAATTATGGAAATCAAGATAAAAAATTGAGAACTGAAATAGAATTGCATTAGAATTAGAGAagtgatatgtccacaacatttttacaacaaagcacaagtggtaagttgttattggttttaatttgaacccaccacttGAATTACTTTTGTACTCATTGATAACAGTCAATAACACCcagccacttaaaatttattatgaaaatgttgtggacatagcattgaGAAAACGGAGAAACAAAGTTTCTGTTCAGATATGAAACTAAGTTaaagttatattaaaaaataaaaactaattattcTCTTATACAATAAGCCTATTTATAATCTCTAAGAGTATTCACATCAAAtgtcttaaaaattttagtttttagcaccTCAAAAAGCTACTTCATCTATTTTAACATCTCAATTTACAATACACCATGCATCAAATcttctatttttacatacaatatattaaaataatataagcaACTAGGGATGGCCAAATCCACTAGGTAATAGGTACTTGACCCGACCCAAAAGTTTCGAGTATTACTCAATATATCATGGTAAAAGATAACCTGGTTGAATTTTACTTCAACCCAAAAATCTCGAGTCAGGTTTGGATATTACCCGAGCCCAATCCgtactatttatatatataaaagaaaaaaaaacgtagGGCATTGTAACAATGAAATGATTAATGACTATAAATTAtgacagaagaaaagaaaaacaaaacaaaacaaattcgGATTGGTCACACTTCACTGTACTTGCAATTTGCAAAGTGAACCTGACCTCCAACAAAAAATTTGCAACTATCAACGGCCATACAGCCTTACATTAATCACTGAAAATTCAGAAGTTAAGAACCAGCCCAGACCACACAAGCATGTagtaaacaaaatttgaaaatgaattaaacaaagatttaacaaaaactaaaacaagACAGCAGTAAGGTTATGGAGTCACAAGATAGCAAAACTTTgggcccgtttggtaatgttgttctagtaatgttgtttgtatttttttaaaatacgtgtgggtaaaaaaaatgtgtgaaaatatgtatatattgtttaaacactaaaaactgttatttaaattCACCAACCAAACAATTCCTTTTATTTGACATTGtaaccttttcttttgtttgctaTTGTTATTTGTAGCTTATTTTGATGTCCATAGTAATCATACTTGCAATGAGGAGTCCATTGTTCAGCATCCAAAAGAGCCAATTTGGATGGTCGGTCGATCTGTTCTAGAAGCCTTAACACACGTTTTTTTTGCCAAATCtgtgttttttaaataatgtatttttgtgttttaaaaaaagcaATTTTCTTGTGCTTTTTCAAATTCACATGATTTTTCAAGCCActtatttagaaaaaatgagGGTTTTGGCAACAACCTATGCAGCCGGGCCCAAAGTTTTGACTAAATGAATACTTTGAGCACAAAAATTTTCCTATATAACGCACATACATAATTGTTTGGGTGACCACAAACagtaaaattaaagattttTGTAGGACATGAGgacaagattattattattattatttaaaaagaaaactaaaaattctaGGTAGTAATTGGGCATGGGTGCTAATCAGGTATCTTTGCTACTCAcgtttaaacattttttttttcttttccttttctgagTTTTTTGCTCCTTACTTTGAACCATTTTACATTGaaacattttttcattttatttttttataaaatatttatatataaaaaagttatgtAATAGGAGtataagagtaaatttatacaaattttattttctatacctttattttttcaccatccaatcaaacacaaacgaaagaaattaaaatttttttttatctccccCCTTTTTCACCCCCTCCCTAAGGATGGAGGTTTGTTACATCACAAAAGTaaccaattaaaataatataaacaacccATGGGCATTGGAATCAAGTTTTGGTTAGGTCTGGGTATCCATGGATAAGTATCCAGGTAACAATCGAGTACCAGTGCTAATCGGGTATTGGAATCAAGTATCCACAGGTAAAATATTCAAATCGGGTTTGGGTATACCCGATCTAAACTTGGTCCATGACCATTCCTATAAACaaccaattaaaataatataaacaatccAACATATTAATTTCTCTATAacctctctctctaaaacccaaaaaaataaatgaattaaataatagtaacaaCGTATTACAATGATTTGCTCCTAGCatgttactaatttttttttttagctttagcACCTTTGATATAACATGTATTTTGGTGTTTGAAGTGCTAAACATAGGCTTTTAGTGGTTTTTCAACCACCGTCACGAATACTCTAACTATTAAGAGACAAAGTAGCTAATAGTTATAGCTACGTTGGCTGTCAAGACCACACGTGGAAGCTTTATTAAGAACTAAACTAACTAAAAGTTATAATTAGGCCGGCTCTCAGCACCAAAAGTCAAAACTCTACTAAGAAATAGACTAGCTAATATTAGCTCTCAACACCAAAACTTGAAGCTGAAATTTAGCTAATAGTTTCAgctaaattaaattctcaacACTATAagtcaaatttgaaattaaagagGCATAATTGAGAAGACAAAACAAGTGGCAAgttcctatcaaaaaagaaaagaagagtggCTAGTTGTACCCTAAGAGATTAGAAATGGTGGCTGTCTGCTTGGTTTACGAGTAAAGAGACTGACTATTAGTCCTCGAGTGAAGGGTGGCTAGGAGAGGAGAAATTTctgtttaactttttttttaatcattaattaactcaacaattttaaataggTGTGAGTATTTTAGTAGAATAGTAGATTATAAAGCAAAAGTGACGTAGTCCATAAGgacaatataatttttgaagAGTAGTGTTAGGGACATATAATTTGCCACAACTCGCCACTTGACGAGTTGTGATTCGCAAATGTGTGATGATGAGTCATGTGGGAATACACTTTTACTAATCACATGACAAATTGTGACATAGTATTGTAGCGAATTACGTGTCTTTAGCCAATGGCGGCTCCAGGAATATTTTCCAAGGTGGTcagtaaaaaacttaaattatataaaatttaataaaaatagaacttcatatattgacttaaaaaaaaaaacacatacacatgcACCGAAAGACATAAagtctaacaatttttttaaatttttttcttattttaaaaatctttgcGTGACAATCTTATTATCAATGCTgcaaattacatattttttagaattttagttccataaaaattttcttgggcattttttttttgtaaggatCTAATATAGTTTTAAGGGGATCAAAGTTTAAAGAAAAGTTTGACTACAAACTAAGCTGTAtcctaaggctacaactctcactaaacaaattaacatggttacatattttgaaaatttaaatgttaaattgtatgttcttaaaacactaatcaaatttcatgtcaattagaagttatttactatttactttagaaatttattttttacgtATAATTTTAGctaacaaaaatttgaaatttaaagatTTGAGTGATGACATAGcttttgatatttgatttttttttgaaattttgtaagtatggaggatttaagaaaataatgtaatctaatggtggatttgccaaaattcacatccaacaaaaaaaaattaagtgaaatTGTAATCTTAATTTACAACAAAATTTTGTCCTAAGTGTAATTATATTGAGCCTAAGAAAATTTAGGGTGgtcttaaaaaatttttaagaataaaaaatcattaaatttttaaaatttacatataataattaatttcttCAACCTTAAACTCTATGCGGAGCCGCTAGCGTTTCTAGCATTACTCATGTACGAGATTAGAGGGCTTTGGTGGTGCCTTTGCTTGCTTATAGAGACGGTTCCATCTCCACTTGTCTCACTTTAtgtctatttaaaattttaaatcccAACACGCAGTTTTCTCCGTCTCTTGTACTTGTACCTatccaaagtccaaactctTCTCAAGTACAGTTTGGAGAATGGCATCGTCGTTATTTCCCACCAACCCCAGTGGCATTTTCCTCTCTCCAACTCCTTTCTCCTCGGTCTCATCGACCAAACCTTTCATAGTAACCTTTTAAAAACACAGACTCagagacccaaaaaaaaaaacatttaaaaaagaaaaaagaaaacacacacacactctctctatctctctctctcacacacacaaaaacacaaacactttGTGTGCGTACGAAAAGAGAGAGTAAAATGTTGAAGGTCTCGTGCAATGTGTTGAGTGACCAAAGTCAAGCGATAACCCAATGTGGGTTTCTGGGCCGTGGGCCCATTTTGACACGTGGGCACCGGAGAAATGCCGTCGTTTTACGCTCTGGTTCTGGTTCTGGTTCTTCGTACAGAGGTCCAATTTTGGCTGTGGTGTCTGACCGGGTAATTGGATCCGGGACAGGGTCAGGGTCAGGGTCGGGGTCTCTGGCGGACCGTTTGAGACTTGGGAGCTTGACGGAGGATGGGTTGTCTTATAAGGAGAGATTCATAGTGAGATGCTATGAAGTTGGGATTAACAAAACTGCCACTGTTGAAACCATTGCTAATCTCTTGCAGGTTCTTTCGAAAATCCCACATTGTGTTTTTTGTTCtattcaaagatttttttttactttgaattgatttaattttgggtttttgttaatGGGTTTATCGGTTGggatttgtgggttttgggtcTCTTTGACATGCATTTGCAACTTGTTCTAACATTTTTGTGGGGTTTTCTCAACTGGGTATTGTCGGTTTTGGATGTCTGGGTTtgattgtgattgttttgttcTCTGTTACATGCATTTGCTACtgattgttttgaattttcaagattgtaagtaagttttttcttattgttggttttactattttctctcatttgtatCCGTaaagatctaaattttttacaatcctttttttttttttataattttttttaaaatgtgtgtGTTAGCAAATATTGGTTTTTTAGCAACTGGGTGTGTTGTAAGTTGTAAATCTCTATCTGTCTCACTGTCCATTTCTTTGTCATGTAGATTTCTGAATTTTAGCGCCTGAGTAATGTTGCATGGCTTTGTTGTTGACTTGCTTAGGCTGGTCACTGTGCTCTGAAAACATTTCACTCTGCTTTCTATTATTATCTGTGTCAAGATGCATGCTTGTTAGTTACTAGACTCTACATTTATTTGAATGCTACCATGCTGGAATTTGAATTCTTTTGTCTTAATATCTCTGATTTGGATCAAGAAATTGTCAGTGAGCATTGAATTCTCAATAACTCTTAGTTAGGGGCTGCTGATTAGTTCAATATCTAGAGATTGGTAAATGGTAATTCAGAAGTTATGGTCCCATTGTTTTTGATGCTACCCATGTTATGAATGAAAAGTTGGTTTCCATTTTCAGAAATctaaaaaaggagagaaaaaataaatatgcagTTACTCATTTCATCTTATTGGGCAAGGGAGAGATACCTTTTGACCTTAAATAAATATGCAGTTACTCATTTCCTTGTGTGATGTAGGAGGTTGGATGCAACCATGCACAGAGTGTAGGATTTTCAACAGATGGCTTTGCAACCACCCCCACCATGAGAAAACTGCATCTCATATGGGTTACTGCTCGCATGCACATTGAAATCTACAAATACCCAGCTTGgtgaattttcttcttcttttttatgttgTGAGTTTGATTGGGATTCTTACATGATAAACTCCATTTTGATACATGGTCGGTGGTACAGGAGTGATGTGATTGAAATTGAAACTTGGTGCCAAGGGGAGGGAAGAATTGGAACTAGACGAGATTGGATACTCAAGGACCATGCTACTGGTCAAGTTATTGGAAGAGCAACAAGGTGCATAATAAgctactctttcttttttacgT
This genomic interval carries:
- the LOC142619981 gene encoding oleoyl-acyl carrier protein thioesterase, chloroplastic-like; protein product: MLKVSCNVLSDQSQAITQCGFLGRGPILTRGHRRNAVVLRSGSGSGSSYRGPILAVVSDRVIGSGTGSGSGSGSLADRLRLGSLTEDGLSYKERFIVRCYEVGINKTATVETIANLLQEVGCNHAQSVGFSTDGFATTPTMRKLHLIWVTARMHIEIYKYPAWSDVIEIETWCQGEGRIGTRRDWILKDHATGQVIGRATSKWVMMNQDTRRLQKVSDDVRDEYLVYCPREPRLAIPEENSSSLRRIPKLEDPADHSKLGLVPRRADLDMNQHVNNVTYIGWVLESLPQEIIDSHELQTITLDYRRECQHDDIVDSLTSVEPVEDAELVSKIQGTNGSTAATQNNEDLRQFLHLLRVSGDGLEINRGRTEWRKKHAR